One stretch of Pseudomonas fluorescens Q2-87 DNA includes these proteins:
- a CDS encoding OsmC family protein → MAIIKKASAHWSGDLKTGIGSISTETGVLREAPYGFKARFEGGKGTNPEELIGAAHAGCFSMAFSMILGEAGLKADSIDTNAEVTLDQVDGGFAITAVKLILKAKIPGASQAQFDELSKKAKEGCPVSKVLNASITLEATLVS, encoded by the coding sequence ATGGCGATCATCAAGAAAGCATCGGCTCATTGGTCAGGTGACCTGAAAACCGGTATCGGCTCCATCTCCACGGAAACCGGGGTATTGCGCGAAGCGCCCTACGGCTTCAAGGCCCGTTTCGAAGGCGGCAAGGGCACCAATCCCGAAGAACTGATCGGCGCGGCCCATGCGGGCTGCTTTTCCATGGCCTTTTCGATGATCCTGGGCGAGGCCGGGCTCAAGGCCGACAGTATCGACACCAACGCCGAAGTGACCCTGGACCAGGTCGACGGCGGTTTTGCGATTACCGCTGTGAAGCTCATTCTCAAGGCGAAGATCCCTGGCGCCAGCCAGGCGCAATTCGACGAACTGAGCAAAAAAGCCAAGGAGGGGTGCCCGGTGTCCAAGGTACTGAACGCCAGCATCACCTTGGAAGCGACGCTGGTGAGCTGA
- a CDS encoding LysR family transcriptional regulator, whose product MSHDLPPLNALRAFEATARLNSVSQAAEQLHVTHGAVSRQLKALEEHLAVSLFIKDGRGLKLTDAGMRLRDASTDAFERLRTVCAELTQSTVDAPFVLGCSGSLLARWFIPRLGRLNADLPDLRLHLSAGEGDLDPRRPGLDALLVFAEPPWPADMQVYELASERIGPVMSPHYAGFHRLQTAPASALLDEPLLHTTSRPQAWPTWARQNALEPQAMKFGQGFEHLYYLLEAAVAGLGVAIAPEPLVAEDVSAGRLVAPWGFGETPARLALWLPKRAADGRARQLAQWLRHELGQPAQSPRLHSK is encoded by the coding sequence ATGAGCCACGACCTGCCCCCGCTCAATGCCCTGCGCGCCTTTGAGGCCACCGCCCGCCTGAATAGCGTAAGCCAGGCGGCCGAACAGCTACACGTCACCCATGGCGCGGTCAGCCGACAATTGAAAGCGTTGGAAGAACACTTGGCCGTCAGCCTGTTCATCAAGGACGGCCGCGGCCTGAAACTCACAGATGCGGGCATGCGTCTGCGCGACGCCAGCACCGATGCGTTCGAGCGGTTACGCACTGTTTGCGCGGAACTGACCCAGAGCACGGTGGATGCGCCATTCGTGCTGGGCTGCTCGGGAAGCCTGCTGGCGCGCTGGTTCATCCCCCGCCTGGGCAGGCTCAACGCCGATCTGCCGGATTTACGCTTGCACCTGTCCGCTGGCGAAGGCGACCTGGACCCCAGGCGGCCAGGGCTGGATGCCTTGTTGGTATTCGCCGAGCCGCCCTGGCCGGCCGACATGCAGGTCTACGAGCTGGCGAGCGAGCGAATCGGCCCGGTGATGAGCCCGCACTATGCTGGCTTCCACCGTTTGCAAACCGCACCGGCCAGCGCGCTCCTGGACGAGCCTTTGTTGCACACCACTTCTCGCCCCCAGGCCTGGCCGACCTGGGCACGGCAAAACGCCCTGGAACCTCAAGCAATGAAGTTCGGGCAAGGATTCGAGCATTTGTATTATTTGCTGGAAGCCGCCGTAGCGGGATTGGGTGTGGCGATCGCCCCCGAACCACTGGTGGCCGAGGACGTCAGCGCCGGTCGCCTGGTCGCGCCGTGGGGCTTTGGTGAAACCCCGGCACGATTGGCGTTGTGGTTACCCAAGCGCGCCGCGGATGGGCGCGCCCGGCAGTTGGCCCAATGGCTCAGGCATGAGCTGGGCCAACCCGCTCAATCACCGCGCTTGCACAGCAAGTAA
- a CDS encoding Panacea domain-containing protein, with product MALHKAMDIANWFIAKCAESGDLVTHLKVQKLLYYAEAWTQTLTGKELFSEQIQAWAHGPVVPEVFHALKQYGWNPLPAPEDQKIPVVSSEIEDILIQVFEAYSDLPAKTLEDMTHNDAPWIKARGNLSAEERCETVMPKTEILDFFRTKYAAEI from the coding sequence ATGGCGCTACATAAAGCTATGGATATAGCGAATTGGTTTATAGCGAAGTGTGCAGAGTCGGGGGATCTCGTCACTCATTTGAAAGTTCAAAAGCTTCTTTACTATGCGGAAGCATGGACTCAAACGCTGACGGGTAAGGAGCTGTTTTCCGAGCAAATACAAGCTTGGGCTCATGGGCCGGTAGTTCCTGAAGTATTTCATGCACTTAAACAATATGGTTGGAATCCACTCCCGGCCCCAGAAGATCAAAAAATACCAGTCGTTTCCTCTGAGATTGAAGATATCTTGATTCAGGTGTTTGAGGCCTACTCCGATCTTCCTGCCAAAACACTTGAGGATATGACTCATAACGACGCGCCGTGGATTAAAGCCAGAGGTAACTTAAGCGCTGAGGAACGTTGCGAAACCGTTATGCCCAAAACCGAAATCCTTGATTTTTTCAGAACAAAGTATGCGGCAGAAATATAA
- a CDS encoding dodecin has product MSDHHTYKKVELVGSSPTSIEDAINNALAEASKSLKHLEWFEVTETRGHIENGRAAHFQVTIKVGFRIANS; this is encoded by the coding sequence ATGAGTGATCATCACACGTACAAAAAAGTCGAACTGGTCGGCTCGTCTCCCACCAGTATTGAAGATGCCATCAACAATGCTTTGGCCGAGGCCAGCAAAAGCCTCAAGCACCTGGAATGGTTCGAAGTCACGGAAACCCGCGGCCACATCGAAAATGGCCGGGCCGCACACTTTCAGGTCACCATCAAGGTCGGGTTCCGCATCGCCAATAGCTAA
- the trpB gene encoding tryptophan synthase subunit beta, which translates to MTQPTTPFNLRSGPDANGLFGAFGGRYVAETLMPLILDLAREYEVAKQDPAFIEELAYFQRDYVGRPSPLYYAERLTEYCGGAKIYLKREELNHTGAHKINNCIGQILLARRMGKKRIIAETGAGMHGVATATVAARFGLDCVIYMGTTDIERQQANVFRMKLLGAEVIPVVAGTGTLKDAMNEALRDWVTNVDSTFYLIGTVAGPHPYPAMVRDFQAVIGKETRDQLQAQEGRLPDSLVACIGGGSNAMGLFHPFLDDKSVEIIGVEAAGYGIETGKHAASLNGGVPGVLHGNRTFLLQDDDGQIIDAHSISAGLDYPGIGPEHAWLHDIGRVQYTSVTDAEALEAFHKCCRLEGIIPALESAHALAEVFKRAPNLPKDHLMVVNLSGRGDKDMQTVMHHMEQSQQEKH; encoded by the coding sequence ATGACCCAGCCTACGACCCCATTCAATCTGCGCAGTGGTCCCGATGCCAATGGCCTGTTCGGTGCCTTCGGCGGCCGCTATGTGGCCGAAACCTTGATGCCGCTGATCCTCGACCTGGCCCGCGAATACGAAGTGGCGAAGCAGGATCCTGCCTTCATCGAGGAACTGGCCTACTTCCAGCGTGACTACGTCGGTCGCCCGAGCCCCCTCTACTATGCCGAACGCCTGACCGAATACTGCGGCGGCGCCAAGATCTATCTCAAGCGCGAAGAGCTGAACCACACCGGCGCCCACAAGATCAACAACTGCATCGGCCAGATCCTGCTGGCCCGGCGCATGGGCAAGAAACGCATCATCGCCGAGACCGGCGCCGGCATGCACGGCGTGGCCACCGCCACCGTGGCCGCACGTTTCGGCCTGGATTGCGTGATCTACATGGGCACCACCGACATCGAGCGCCAGCAGGCCAACGTGTTCCGCATGAAGTTGCTCGGCGCTGAGGTGATCCCGGTCGTCGCCGGCACCGGCACCCTGAAAGACGCCATGAACGAAGCCCTGCGTGACTGGGTGACCAACGTCGACAGCACCTTCTACCTGATCGGCACCGTGGCGGGCCCGCATCCTTACCCGGCCATGGTGCGCGACTTCCAAGCTGTGATCGGCAAGGAAACCCGCGACCAACTGCAAGCCCAGGAAGGGCGCCTGCCCGACAGCCTGGTGGCGTGCATCGGCGGTGGTTCCAACGCCATGGGCCTGTTCCACCCGTTCCTGGACGACAAGAGCGTCGAGATCATCGGCGTCGAAGCCGCCGGCTACGGCATCGAGACCGGCAAGCACGCGGCGAGCCTGAACGGCGGCGTCCCGGGTGTACTGCACGGCAACCGCACGTTCCTGCTGCAGGATGACGACGGCCAGATCATCGACGCTCATTCGATTTCCGCAGGCCTCGACTACCCGGGGATCGGCCCCGAACACGCCTGGTTGCACGACATTGGTCGCGTCCAGTACACCTCGGTCACCGACGCCGAAGCCCTGGAAGCCTTCCATAAATGCTGTCGCCTGGAGGGGATCATTCCTGCATTGGAAAGTGCCCATGCCCTGGCGGAAGTATTCAAGCGTGCTCCCAACCTGCCCAAAGACCACCTGATGGTGGTCAACCTGTCCGGCCGTGGCGACAAAGACATGCAAACCGTGATGCACCACATGGAACAGTCCCAGCAGGAGAAACACTGA
- a CDS encoding DUF1161 domain-containing protein — protein MKRFALAVIGCAFASSALAAPKSCEELKEEIEAKIQANNVSSYTLEIVTNDEVHDQNMVVGTCENGTKKIIYQKNDR, from the coding sequence ATGAAACGATTTGCCCTGGCGGTCATCGGCTGCGCCTTCGCCTCATCGGCCCTCGCTGCGCCAAAGTCCTGCGAAGAACTGAAAGAGGAAATCGAAGCGAAGATCCAGGCAAACAACGTGTCGTCCTACACGCTGGAAATCGTCACCAATGACGAAGTTCACGACCAGAACATGGTGGTTGGCACGTGCGAAAACGGCACGAAGAAAATCATCTATCAGAAGAATGACCGCTAG
- a CDS encoding HU family DNA-binding protein — MRKPELAAAIAEKADLTKEQANRVLNAVLEEITGALHRKDSVTLVGFGTFLQRHRGARTGKNPQTGEPVKIKASNTVAFKPGKFLKDSVNP, encoded by the coding sequence ATGCGTAAACCAGAACTCGCCGCCGCCATCGCGGAAAAGGCAGACCTCACCAAAGAGCAAGCCAACCGCGTGCTCAACGCCGTCCTCGAAGAAATCACCGGCGCCCTGCACCGCAAGGACAGCGTTACCCTGGTAGGCTTCGGCACCTTCCTGCAACGCCACCGCGGCGCCCGCACCGGCAAGAACCCACAAACCGGTGAGCCGGTGAAAATCAAGGCAAGCAACACGGTTGCTTTCAAGCCAGGCAAGTTTCTGAAGGACAGCGTTAACCCGTAA
- a CDS encoding DUF1161 domain-containing protein encodes MKKLMVALGLLSLAGGAFAAGKPCEELKSEIAAKLDAKGVSGYSLEIVDKGAAADGKVVGTCEGGAKEIVYKK; translated from the coding sequence ATGAAAAAGTTGATGGTGGCCCTGGGTTTGCTGAGCCTTGCCGGTGGTGCATTTGCGGCTGGCAAGCCCTGCGAAGAACTGAAAAGCGAAATCGCAGCGAAGCTGGATGCCAAGGGTGTGTCAGGTTATTCGCTGGAAATCGTCGATAAGGGCGCAGCGGCTGACGGAAAAGTCGTAGGTACTTGTGAGGGCGGCGCGAAAGAAATCGTCTATAAAAAGTGA
- a CDS encoding DUF883 family protein, with the protein MASTSLRKASLQSMEAEIESLLKSLESLKDDASDESRKTLKSLKANAESALKHSRHLLSDAYEEVKVKTRETGLATRDYAQEHPWTAAGVAVGALGLLAAYLLCKRGD; encoded by the coding sequence ATGGCCAGCACTTCGTTACGCAAAGCCTCGTTGCAAAGCATGGAAGCGGAGATCGAAAGTCTGCTCAAGTCGTTGGAAAGCCTGAAGGACGACGCATCGGACGAGTCGCGCAAGACCCTCAAGTCGCTCAAGGCGAACGCTGAAAGTGCCTTGAAACATTCTCGTCATCTGCTCAGCGACGCCTATGAGGAAGTCAAGGTTAAAACCCGCGAAACCGGTCTCGCCACCCGCGATTACGCGCAGGAGCACCCTTGGACTGCGGCTGGCGTGGCGGTAGGGGCACTGGGCTTGCTGGCCGCTTACTTGCTGTGCAAGCGCGGTGATTGA
- a CDS encoding LLM class flavin-dependent oxidoreductase, producing MKQLSEVKFSTLDLVPVRADGNAGQSLRNSLDLAQHVEKFGYTRFWVAEHHNMDGIASSATAVLLGYLAGGTSTIRVGSGGVMLPNHAPLVIAEQFGTLESLFPGRIDLGLGRAPGSDQMTARALRRERSGSADDFPEDVAELMRYLGPRTPDQRIIAMPGTGTNVPVWLLGSSLFSAQLAGERGLPYAFASHFAPRYMHEAIRIYRNHFKPSAVLDKPYVMLGVPLVAADTDEQADYLATSVYQRILALMRGQSLVQRPPVETMNGLWLPHEKEAVGDFLGLAMVGGPQKIRAKLQVLIEQTQADELIFTSDLYEHADRVRSYELLAQVMKG from the coding sequence ATGAAACAGCTGTCCGAAGTGAAGTTCTCAACCCTCGACTTGGTGCCCGTTCGTGCCGACGGTAACGCCGGCCAGTCCTTGCGCAACTCCCTGGACCTGGCCCAACACGTGGAAAAATTCGGCTACACCCGCTTCTGGGTGGCCGAACACCACAACATGGATGGCATCGCCAGCTCCGCCACGGCGGTGTTGCTGGGCTATCTGGCGGGGGGCACTTCGACCATTCGTGTTGGCTCCGGCGGGGTGATGTTGCCCAACCATGCGCCGCTGGTCATCGCCGAGCAGTTCGGCACGCTGGAGAGCCTGTTTCCGGGCCGAATCGACTTGGGCCTGGGGCGAGCGCCCGGTTCCGACCAGATGACGGCCCGGGCGCTGCGTCGCGAGCGCTCCGGCAGTGCCGACGATTTTCCCGAAGACGTGGCCGAGCTGATGCGCTACCTCGGCCCACGCACCCCGGATCAACGGATCATCGCCATGCCCGGCACCGGTACCAACGTCCCGGTCTGGCTGCTGGGTTCGAGCCTGTTCAGTGCACAATTGGCCGGTGAGCGTGGTTTGCCCTACGCCTTCGCCTCGCATTTCGCACCGCGCTACATGCACGAGGCGATTCGCATCTACCGCAATCATTTCAAGCCCTCGGCGGTGCTCGATAAGCCTTATGTGATGCTCGGCGTACCGCTGGTGGCGGCGGACACCGACGAGCAGGCGGACTACCTGGCGACATCGGTCTATCAACGGATCCTCGCGCTGATGCGCGGCCAGAGCCTGGTGCAACGCCCGCCGGTCGAAACCATGAACGGCCTCTGGCTGCCCCATGAGAAGGAAGCGGTTGGCGATTTCCTCGGCCTGGCCATGGTGGGAGGCCCGCAGAAGATTCGCGCCAAGCTGCAGGTGCTGATCGAGCAAACCCAGGCCGATGAGCTGATTTTCACCAGCGACCTGTATGAGCATGCCGACCGCGTGCGCTCCTATGAACTGCTGGCGCAGGTCATGAAAGGCTGA
- a CDS encoding type VI secretion system Vgr family protein, which translates to MLFNQASRLAKITSPLGPEVLLLKDMGGGEELGRLFNYELQLHSLDNAIDLNQLLGKPMCVSLQLDGGGERYFHGIVARCSQNVDQGQFASYQATLRPWFWLLTRTSDCRIFQNLTIPQIIKQVFRDLGFSDFEDALSHPYREWEYCVQYRETSFDFVSRLMEQEGIYYFFRHEQGRHVLVLADAYGAHTTAPGYGSVPYYPKNEQQRERDHIHDWHLAQEVQPGSLELNDYDFQRPSARIDVRAAMPRPHTAGDYPLYDYPGTYVQSQDGEHYARTRIEALQTQHEQVELAGNARGLGSGHLFSLTGFSRQDQNREYLIVGARYYISQESGETSGGAPSAQFESSLTCIAAQQSYRPMPITHRPIVKGPQTALVVGPKGEEIWTDQFGRVKVHFYWDRHDQSNENSSCWIRVSQSWAGKNWGSMQIPRIGQEVIVSFLEGDPDRPIITGRVYNAEQTVPYDLPANATQSGMKSRSSKGGTPANFNEIRMEDKKGAEQLYIHAERNQDIVVEVDESHSVGHDRNKSIGHNETVTIGNNRLRIVKQEDILSVGQRKTDSISQSYVIEVGENLRLVCGESILELNASGQINLSGVQISFYASGDAEFNTGGVLHLNNGGGPGATPDGQGVKGSIDANIKAAFPSPKG; encoded by the coding sequence ATGTTATTCAATCAAGCCTCACGCCTGGCCAAGATCACCAGCCCGCTGGGACCCGAGGTGCTGTTGCTCAAGGACATGGGCGGCGGTGAAGAGCTGGGGCGGCTGTTCAACTATGAGTTGCAGTTGCATTCGCTGGACAACGCCATCGATCTCAACCAATTGCTTGGCAAGCCCATGTGCGTGAGCCTGCAACTGGACGGCGGTGGCGAGCGTTACTTCCATGGCATCGTCGCCCGCTGCAGCCAGAACGTTGACCAGGGCCAGTTCGCCAGTTACCAGGCGACGTTGCGCCCCTGGTTCTGGTTGCTGACCCGCACCTCCGACTGCCGGATTTTCCAGAACCTGACCATCCCACAGATCATCAAGCAAGTGTTCCGCGACCTGGGTTTCTCCGATTTCGAAGACGCCCTGAGCCACCCTTATCGCGAGTGGGAATACTGCGTGCAGTACCGCGAGACGAGCTTTGATTTCGTCAGTCGGTTGATGGAGCAGGAAGGCATTTATTACTTCTTCCGCCATGAGCAAGGTCGTCATGTGCTGGTGCTGGCCGATGCTTACGGCGCGCACACCACGGCGCCCGGCTACGGCTCGGTGCCCTACTACCCGAAGAACGAGCAGCAGCGCGAGCGTGACCACATCCACGATTGGCACCTGGCCCAGGAAGTCCAGCCAGGGTCCTTGGAGCTCAACGACTACGATTTCCAGCGACCCAGCGCACGTATCGATGTCCGCGCGGCGATGCCTCGTCCACACACTGCTGGCGACTACCCGCTGTACGACTATCCCGGCACCTACGTGCAGAGCCAGGATGGCGAACACTACGCCCGCACCCGCATCGAAGCCTTGCAGACCCAGCACGAACAGGTCGAGCTGGCCGGCAACGCCCGCGGCCTGGGTTCGGGGCATCTGTTCAGCCTCACCGGCTTCAGCCGTCAGGACCAGAACCGTGAATACCTGATCGTCGGCGCCCGCTATTACATTTCCCAGGAAAGCGGCGAAACCAGCGGCGGCGCGCCTTCGGCACAGTTCGAAAGCAGCCTGACCTGCATCGCCGCCCAGCAAAGCTACCGACCAATGCCCATCACCCATCGCCCCATCGTCAAAGGGCCGCAAACTGCCTTGGTGGTCGGACCGAAGGGCGAGGAAATCTGGACCGATCAATTCGGCCGGGTGAAGGTGCATTTCTATTGGGACCGCCATGACCAGTCCAATGAGAACAGCTCATGCTGGATTCGTGTGTCGCAATCCTGGGCCGGGAAAAACTGGGGTTCGATGCAGATTCCGCGTATCGGCCAGGAAGTCATCGTCAGCTTCCTTGAAGGCGACCCGGACCGGCCGATCATCACTGGCCGCGTCTACAACGCCGAACAGACCGTGCCCTATGACCTGCCCGCCAACGCGACTCAAAGCGGCATGAAAAGCCGTTCGAGCAAGGGCGGTACGCCGGCGAACTTCAACGAAATCCGCATGGAAGACAAGAAAGGCGCTGAGCAGCTGTACATCCATGCCGAGCGCAACCAGGACATCGTGGTCGAGGTGGATGAAAGCCATTCGGTGGGCCACGACCGCAACAAGAGCATCGGCCACAACGAGACGGTGACCATCGGCAACAACCGCCTGCGTATCGTCAAGCAGGAAGATATTCTCTCGGTGGGCCAGCGCAAGACCGACAGCATCAGCCAGAGCTACGTCATTGAAGTGGGCGAGAACCTGCGCCTGGTGTGCGGCGAAAGCATCCTGGAGCTCAACGCCAGCGGCCAGATCAACCTGAGCGGCGTGCAAATCAGCTTCTACGCCAGCGGCGATGCCGAGTTCAACACCGGCGGCGTGCTGCACTTGAACAACGGCGGCGGCCCCGGCGCCACGCCAGACGGCCAAGGCGTCAAGGGCAGCATCGATGCCAACATCAAAGCCGCGTTCCCGTCGCCCAAGGGCTAA
- the trpA gene encoding tryptophan synthase subunit alpha, with protein sequence MSRLQTRFAELKEQNRAALVTFVTAGDPNYDTSLAILKGLPAAGADVIELGMPFTDPMADGPAIQLANIRALGSQQNLAKTLQMVREFRKDNTQTPLVLMGYFNPIHRYGVQRFIGEALDSGVDGLIVVDMPPEHNSELCEPAQAAGLDFIRLTTPTTDDVRLPTVLNGSSGFVYYVSVAGVTGAGAAPLEHVEEAVARLRRHTDLPISIGFGIRTPEQAAAIARLADGVVVGSALIDHIASADTPEQAIDGVLSLCAALADGVRKARVS encoded by the coding sequence ATGAGCCGCCTGCAAACCCGTTTTGCCGAACTCAAGGAACAGAACCGCGCCGCCTTGGTGACCTTCGTCACGGCCGGTGATCCGAACTACGACACCTCGCTGGCGATTCTCAAAGGCCTCCCGGCGGCCGGTGCCGACGTGATCGAATTGGGCATGCCGTTCACCGACCCGATGGCCGACGGCCCGGCGATCCAGTTGGCCAACATCCGTGCCCTGGGAAGCCAGCAGAACCTGGCGAAAACCCTGCAGATGGTTCGCGAGTTCCGCAAAGACAACACCCAGACGCCGCTGGTGCTGATGGGGTACTTCAACCCGATCCACCGCTATGGCGTGCAGCGTTTCATTGGCGAGGCGCTGGACTCCGGCGTTGATGGCCTGATCGTCGTGGACATGCCGCCTGAGCACAACAGCGAGCTGTGCGAACCGGCCCAGGCTGCTGGCCTTGATTTCATCCGCCTGACCACGCCCACGACTGATGACGTGCGGCTGCCCACCGTGCTCAATGGCAGTTCCGGCTTTGTGTATTACGTGTCGGTGGCCGGGGTCACCGGTGCCGGCGCCGCGCCGCTGGAGCACGTTGAAGAGGCTGTGGCGCGCTTGCGTCGCCACACCGATCTGCCGATCAGCATCGGCTTCGGCATCCGCACGCCGGAGCAGGCTGCTGCGATTGCCCGGTTGGCCGACGGCGTGGTGGTCGGCTCGGCGCTGATCGACCACATCGCCAGCGCCGATACCCCGGAACAGGCCATTGATGGGGTGTTGAGCTTGTGCGCCGCCCTCGCCGATGGGGTGCGCAAGGCGCGGGTCAGCTGA
- a CDS encoding aminopeptidase, translating to MIRPRSNHRLLDRVFRILFPGLLLLLLNGCTSVGYYGQLLGGQLRLLQAREPIDQVIADPARAPQLRAQLAQARQARAFASAHLHLPDNQSYRLYADIGRPFVVWNVFATPEFSLAPQTHCFPIAGCVAYRGYYSQGAARGEAALQHLQGMDVSIAGVEAYSTLGWFNDPILSSMLHWGDERLATLIFHELAHQRFYVKDDTQFNESFATFVEQEGTRQWRVHRGLAPDSSKQAQQRDQFIQLVLDTRQRLETLYAQPLPAEKMRQRKAQAFERLRTDYKQLRDSQWAGDKRYDAWVYAPLNNARLLPFGLYDQWVPAFAALFKQANGDWAAFYSAVETLGKLPTDGRKAALEALAASKASGA from the coding sequence TTGATCAGGCCGCGTTCAAACCATCGGTTACTCGACCGTGTTTTCCGGATTTTGTTTCCAGGCCTCCTGCTTTTGTTACTGAACGGTTGCACCAGCGTCGGTTATTACGGCCAGCTCCTCGGTGGGCAACTGCGCTTGTTGCAGGCCCGCGAGCCTATCGATCAAGTGATTGCCGACCCCGCTCGCGCGCCCCAGTTGCGGGCGCAACTGGCCCAGGCACGCCAGGCCCGGGCGTTTGCCAGCGCACACCTGCACCTGCCGGACAACCAAAGTTATCGCCTGTACGCGGACATCGGCCGGCCATTTGTAGTCTGGAACGTCTTCGCCACGCCGGAATTTTCCCTGGCGCCGCAAACCCATTGCTTCCCCATCGCCGGTTGCGTGGCCTATCGCGGTTACTACAGCCAGGGTGCGGCCCGGGGCGAGGCCGCGCTACAGCATCTGCAGGGCATGGACGTGTCGATTGCTGGTGTGGAGGCTTATTCGACGCTGGGCTGGTTCAACGACCCGATCCTGAGTTCGATGCTGCATTGGGGCGACGAACGCTTGGCGACGTTGATTTTTCATGAACTGGCGCACCAGCGCTTTTATGTAAAGGACGACACGCAATTCAACGAATCCTTCGCCACCTTCGTTGAACAGGAAGGCACCCGCCAATGGCGCGTCCATCGTGGGCTGGCGCCGGACAGCAGCAAGCAGGCGCAACAGCGCGATCAGTTCATCCAACTGGTCCTCGACACTCGCCAGCGCCTGGAAACGCTCTATGCCCAACCCCTGCCGGCCGAAAAGATGCGCCAGCGCAAGGCACAGGCATTCGAACGCCTGCGCACCGACTACAAGCAGCTGCGCGACAGCCAATGGGCAGGCGACAAACGCTACGACGCCTGGGTCTATGCACCGCTGAACAACGCGCGTTTATTACCGTTCGGGCTGTACGACCAATGGGTGCCCGCCTTTGCGGCGTTGTTCAAGCAGGCGAATGGGGATTGGGCGGCGTTCTATTCGGCAGTGGAAACACTCGGCAAGCTGCCGACCGATGGGCGCAAGGCAGCCTTGGAGGCGTTGGCAGCATCGAAGGCTTCCGGCGCGTGA
- a CDS encoding DUF1795 domain-containing protein, whose amino-acid sequence MTSYRIQEADLEIPDTWQDQSINIFKLPAVGPAKEASFVISRDASQGDAPFAEYVDRQLKSAEQQLPGFKLVQRWDTVLQGHTATLLDYTWQREGRDLMLRQVFIERKPSVVITTLTTTPTDFAYHEQAWKVAMHSFKPLPPIA is encoded by the coding sequence GTGACCTCCTACCGCATTCAAGAAGCCGATCTCGAAATCCCCGATACCTGGCAGGACCAGAGCATCAATATTTTCAAGCTGCCGGCAGTCGGTCCCGCTAAAGAAGCGAGTTTCGTTATCAGTCGCGATGCCAGCCAGGGCGACGCTCCCTTTGCCGAATACGTAGACCGCCAGCTCAAAAGCGCGGAGCAGCAATTGCCGGGCTTCAAACTGGTTCAACGCTGGGACACCGTGCTGCAAGGGCATACCGCCACGTTGCTCGATTACACCTGGCAACGCGAGGGGCGCGATTTGATGCTGCGCCAAGTGTTCATCGAGCGTAAGCCCTCTGTAGTGATCACCACGTTGACCACCACCCCGACCGACTTCGCTTATCACGAGCAGGCCTGGAAGGTAGCGATGCATTCATTCAAGCCCCTGCCTCCGATCGCCTGA
- a CDS encoding DcrB-related protein, whose product MTYRLNEFQFQLPESELLDATINILKFPELGTSLIVSRSLLAEGETLQSNLDDQLKRLEKQVQQLRCQPGATVRVGANQEVEAIELRSQFNKGNEKVFQFQLALVLPGTRKMLALSYVKAEKLGEAEAAHWATIKGSLVFDAPA is encoded by the coding sequence ATGACTTACCGCCTCAATGAGTTTCAGTTCCAACTGCCGGAAAGCGAATTGCTGGACGCGACGATCAACATCCTCAAGTTCCCCGAACTGGGCACTTCACTTATCGTCAGCCGCAGCTTGCTGGCTGAAGGCGAGACGTTGCAAAGCAACCTCGACGACCAGCTCAAGCGCCTGGAAAAGCAGGTCCAGCAATTGCGTTGCCAACCCGGCGCCACCGTGCGCGTGGGGGCCAACCAGGAAGTCGAAGCCATCGAGCTGCGCAGCCAGTTCAACAAGGGCAACGAAAAGGTCTTCCAATTCCAGCTGGCCCTGGTCCTGCCCGGCACTCGCAAGATGCTTGCCCTGAGCTACGTGAAAGCGGAAAAACTCGGCGAGGCCGAGGCTGCGCATTGGGCGACGATCAAGGGCTCGCTGGTGTTTGACGCTCCGGCGTGA